The Sedimentisphaera salicampi genome includes a region encoding these proteins:
- a CDS encoding metallophosphoesterase, whose translation MINADFEDITAMRILKAAGFWKRARREYYNIKVRCYNLAFPNLPASFSGKKILFIADLHYPGREGFHEKVLEMVKSLDFDYCFLGGDYAWGDGEFPVWVCRFMNSLLREIKSKTTVIHSILGNHDSLFISEHLGNAGACMLINSSAEIESEAGEKISVAGLGDHHKLRNDDWDAMMSSLNHDTKFRILLCHNPNYYLRAQQTNFSLMLAGHTHAGQFCLPSGIPVFTNCRAPRRYARGQWKYKNLSGITTAGVGSSRLTARLNCPGEISIITLLKDKMGNG comes from the coding sequence ATGATAAACGCAGATTTCGAGGATATAACTGCAATGAGAATCCTCAAGGCTGCTGGATTTTGGAAACGTGCCAGAAGAGAGTATTACAACATTAAAGTGCGATGCTACAATCTAGCATTTCCCAATTTGCCGGCTTCATTCTCAGGTAAAAAGATTCTATTTATTGCAGATCTACACTACCCGGGCAGAGAGGGTTTTCACGAAAAGGTGCTTGAGATGGTGAAATCACTCGATTTCGACTATTGTTTTTTGGGCGGAGATTATGCCTGGGGAGACGGTGAATTTCCGGTATGGGTATGCAGGTTTATGAACTCGCTTCTGAGAGAAATAAAAAGCAAAACCACAGTAATTCATTCTATTCTAGGAAATCACGATTCCTTGTTCATCTCAGAACATCTTGGGAATGCCGGTGCTTGTATGCTCATTAACAGCTCCGCAGAGATTGAATCAGAAGCTGGCGAAAAGATCAGCGTTGCAGGCCTTGGAGACCACCATAAACTGCGTAATGATGACTGGGATGCCATGATGAGTTCGTTAAACCATGACACAAAATTCCGGATTCTGCTGTGCCACAACCCGAACTACTATTTGAGGGCTCAGCAGACAAATTTCTCGCTGATGCTTGCAGGACATACCCATGCAGGGCAGTTCTGCCTGCCGAGCGGGATTCCTGTTTTCACTAACTGCCGCGCTCCGAGGCGTTATGCCAGAGGGCAATGGAAATACAAGAATCTTTCCGGAATAACGACCGCTGGCGTGGGGAGCAGTAGGCTCACAGCAAGGCTGAACTGCCCTGGAGAAATAAGTATCATAACTTTGCTGAAAGACAAAATGGGAAATGGTTAA
- the kdsB gene encoding 3-deoxy-manno-octulosonate cytidylyltransferase, whose protein sequence is MKTVIIIPARYDSTRFKGKILASETGKYLVQHTYETAAKAESADKVIIAVDSEKVLQACQSFGAECVLTDPALKSGTDRVAKAAENTDCDIIVNVQADEPEIDPKNLDLLAKLLENNKEADMATLVTPVKDRREAENQNAVKAVVAENGYAIYFTRQPVPYSRKDGQPNLSLMKRHLGVYAYRKDFLMKITQMHQTPLEISESLEQLRALENGFRIIADEIPEAHEGIDTEKQYMAFVKRILK, encoded by the coding sequence TTGAAGACTGTTATAATAATTCCCGCCAGATATGATTCCACCCGTTTCAAGGGTAAGATTCTCGCCTCAGAAACTGGCAAATATCTTGTGCAGCACACTTATGAAACTGCTGCTAAAGCCGAATCGGCAGATAAAGTCATAATCGCCGTTGACAGCGAGAAAGTTTTGCAGGCATGCCAAAGTTTCGGCGCAGAGTGCGTCCTCACTGACCCTGCTTTGAAGAGCGGTACAGACAGGGTTGCCAAAGCCGCTGAGAACACAGACTGCGATATTATCGTTAATGTTCAGGCTGATGAGCCTGAGATAGACCCGAAAAATCTCGACCTGCTTGCAAAACTGCTTGAAAACAACAAAGAGGCAGATATGGCAACGCTTGTTACGCCGGTTAAGGATCGAAGAGAAGCTGAAAACCAGAACGCGGTAAAGGCAGTTGTTGCAGAAAACGGGTATGCGATTTATTTTACCAGACAGCCCGTACCGTACTCACGTAAAGACGGGCAGCCTAATTTAAGTCTTATGAAACGGCATTTAGGGGTCTATGCGTACAGAAAGGATTTTCTTATGAAAATCACCCAAATGCACCAGACTCCGCTTGAGATAAGCGAATCACTCGAACAGCTTCGAGCTCTGGAAAACGGCTTCAGGATCATAGCAGATGAAATTCCGGAGGCGCACGAAGGAATAGATACGGAAAAGCAGTATATGGCTTTTGTTAAAAGAATACTTAAATAA
- the rpiB gene encoding ribose 5-phosphate isomerase B, which translates to MIIALANDHRGYETKVLIKGLVEKMGHKCVDYGSDGKSPVDYPDVGYSAAIAVSNGEAERGILICGTGIGMCITANKVKNVRGALCFDEINARVSRQHNDANVLCLSGDLLGESSVRRIVEVWLETDFMGGRHQQRLDKVRKIEQGEDPRE; encoded by the coding sequence ATGATTATAGCTTTAGCTAACGACCATAGAGGTTACGAAACAAAAGTACTTATTAAAGGCCTTGTCGAAAAAATGGGGCACAAATGCGTAGATTACGGCTCCGACGGAAAAAGCCCTGTTGATTATCCTGATGTAGGCTATTCAGCAGCTATAGCTGTTTCTAACGGTGAGGCGGAAAGGGGAATCCTAATTTGCGGTACCGGCATTGGTATGTGTATTACTGCAAACAAGGTGAAAAATGTACGCGGCGCTCTCTGCTTTGATGAGATAAATGCGCGCGTTTCAAGACAGCATAATGATGCTAACGTTCTTTGTCTTTCCGGCGATTTGCTCGGAGAGAGTTCTGTAAGAAGGATAGTTGAAGTATGGCTGGAGACAGACTTTATGGGGGGAAGACACCAGCAGAGGCTCGATAAGGTTCGCAAAATAGAGCAGGGCGAAGACCCGCGGGAATAA
- the ileS gene encoding isoleucine--tRNA ligase, with protein MSENKNYKKTLNLPKTSFAMKANLTQREPQMRKQWAKEKIYQKIREARKGSKPYILHDGPPYANGDIHMGHVINKVLKDIVVKYKTMRGFDAPYVPGWDCHGLPIEAKVMTELGEEAADMEKLEIRKRCKKYASKYVKLQSKQFASLGVFGNYEDPYLTMVPAYEKGILEVFGKLVEQGLVYKQLKPIHWSVGCQTALADAELEYKDITSPSIYVNFPAEKDSAEKLRQLGLAEAGETASFMIWTTTPWTLCANLAVAVNPSLEYAAIKYERNGKKYADIICAERIEAASHAAGLTDFTVSEARVRGSELEGLRYTHPFITEKPTEADAYFVVQADYVTTEDGTGLVHTAPGHGTEDYMTGVKNGLEIYSPVDENGNYDQSVPDFLAGKNVLKVDEEVIERLSADGLLFARKDMLHSYPHCWRSRMPVIFRATEQWFVGVDRKLQDTGKTLREMAVASTEEVRWIPGWGKKRIAGMLESRPDWCLSRQRSWGLPIPVFVNSEGRSLLTPEAVASAAEHIDRKGSDSWFTDSPREILGEDFDLPEGFSFDDLEKEENIFDVWFESGCSWHSVAANRGWDLPVDLYLEGSDQHRGWFQLSLLPALGAMHKAPFKNVLTHGFTVDAEGHKQSKSLGNYVNAMEEIEKYGSDILRLWVSSVNYQEDMRCSDELIGRMRDSYRKIRNTIRYMLSNIKDFTPEQAVAVEEMEQIDQWAVYRYNLMVKNVIEDYDNFVFHKAFAGIYNFCTVEMSNIYMDVVKDRLYCELPESPSRKSCQTVLWKILNGLIKLIAPIMVHTAEEAWEALDQKDENSESVHLSLIDAPEEIPCSAEQDKWKTIFEIRDEVLRKLEELRQNQTIGSNQQASVIVKADEQTAEMLEQFGDDNFAELCIISEAEIQRGENLEVTASKSKHKKCERCWNYSATVGEDEDYPDLCKRCAKAVKQSSAV; from the coding sequence ATGTCGGAAAATAAAAATTACAAGAAAACGCTGAATCTTCCCAAAACGTCTTTTGCAATGAAGGCCAACCTTACCCAGCGCGAGCCGCAGATGCGCAAGCAGTGGGCGAAGGAAAAGATATATCAGAAAATCAGAGAAGCCCGGAAGGGCAGCAAGCCATATATTCTGCACGACGGCCCTCCGTATGCCAATGGAGACATCCACATGGGGCACGTGATCAATAAAGTACTCAAGGATATTGTTGTAAAATACAAGACTATGAGAGGCTTTGATGCCCCGTATGTACCGGGCTGGGACTGCCATGGGCTGCCCATTGAGGCGAAGGTGATGACTGAGCTCGGAGAAGAAGCGGCGGATATGGAAAAGCTCGAGATCCGCAAACGCTGCAAGAAGTATGCAAGCAAGTATGTAAAGCTTCAGTCTAAGCAGTTTGCATCTCTTGGAGTTTTCGGAAATTATGAAGACCCGTATCTCACAATGGTGCCCGCTTACGAGAAGGGAATACTTGAGGTTTTCGGCAAGCTTGTAGAGCAGGGGCTTGTTTACAAGCAGCTCAAGCCGATTCACTGGTCTGTAGGCTGCCAGACAGCTCTTGCTGATGCTGAGCTCGAATATAAAGACATTACATCCCCGAGCATTTACGTAAACTTCCCTGCAGAAAAAGATTCAGCAGAAAAGCTGAGACAGCTCGGCCTTGCAGAGGCGGGCGAAACAGCAAGCTTTATGATTTGGACAACCACCCCTTGGACTCTCTGCGCCAATCTTGCTGTTGCTGTTAATCCGTCGCTTGAATATGCAGCTATAAAGTATGAAAGAAACGGAAAGAAATATGCAGACATTATATGCGCTGAGCGTATTGAAGCGGCATCCCATGCTGCAGGGCTAACAGATTTCACCGTTTCTGAGGCGAGGGTTAGAGGCTCTGAGCTTGAAGGGCTGAGATACACTCATCCCTTTATCACTGAAAAACCTACTGAAGCAGATGCATATTTCGTTGTGCAGGCAGATTACGTTACCACAGAAGACGGAACAGGGCTCGTTCATACAGCACCCGGGCACGGAACTGAAGACTATATGACCGGCGTGAAAAACGGGCTGGAAATTTACTCGCCTGTAGATGAAAACGGCAACTACGATCAGAGCGTTCCGGATTTCCTTGCAGGCAAGAATGTTCTGAAGGTGGATGAAGAGGTTATTGAAAGGCTTTCAGCAGACGGCCTTCTTTTTGCAAGAAAAGATATGCTTCACAGCTACCCGCATTGCTGGAGAAGCAGAATGCCTGTTATTTTCCGGGCAACAGAGCAGTGGTTTGTGGGCGTGGACAGAAAGCTTCAGGACACTGGAAAGACGCTGCGGGAGATGGCTGTTGCCAGTACTGAGGAGGTTCGCTGGATACCCGGCTGGGGCAAAAAGCGGATTGCAGGTATGCTTGAATCAAGGCCGGACTGGTGTCTCAGCAGGCAGAGAAGCTGGGGGCTGCCGATACCGGTATTTGTTAATTCAGAAGGGCGGAGCCTGCTAACCCCTGAGGCTGTTGCCTCAGCAGCAGAACATATAGACAGGAAAGGTTCGGACAGCTGGTTTACCGACAGCCCGAGAGAAATACTCGGCGAGGATTTTGATTTGCCTGAGGGTTTCAGTTTTGATGATCTGGAAAAAGAAGAAAATATATTTGATGTATGGTTTGAGTCCGGCTGCAGCTGGCACAGCGTTGCAGCAAACAGGGGATGGGATCTGCCCGTTGATTTGTATTTAGAAGGCAGCGACCAGCACAGAGGATGGTTTCAGCTTTCTCTTCTGCCCGCGCTTGGAGCGATGCACAAAGCGCCTTTCAAAAATGTTCTCACCCACGGATTTACGGTGGATGCTGAAGGGCACAAACAGAGCAAGTCTTTAGGGAACTATGTAAACGCAATGGAGGAGATCGAAAAATACGGCTCGGATATCCTCAGACTCTGGGTTTCCAGCGTGAATTATCAGGAAGATATGCGATGCAGCGATGAGCTCATCGGCAGGATGAGAGATTCTTATAGGAAAATCCGCAATACCATAAGGTATATGCTGAGTAATATAAAGGACTTTACGCCTGAACAAGCTGTCGCTGTTGAGGAGATGGAGCAGATAGACCAGTGGGCTGTTTACCGTTATAATCTTATGGTCAAAAATGTTATCGAAGATTATGATAATTTCGTCTTTCATAAGGCATTTGCCGGCATATACAATTTCTGCACTGTGGAAATGAGCAACATTTACATGGATGTTGTGAAGGATCGCTTGTATTGCGAGCTGCCCGAAAGCCCTTCAAGAAAGAGCTGCCAAACTGTACTTTGGAAAATCCTTAACGGTCTGATTAAGTTAATTGCGCCAATAATGGTGCATACCGCAGAAGAGGCTTGGGAAGCACTTGATCAGAAAGATGAAAATTCCGAAAGCGTGCATCTTTCTCTTATAGATGCTCCCGAGGAGATTCCATGTTCTGCTGAGCAGGATAAATGGAAAACGATTTTTGAAATACGCGATGAAGTTCTCAGGAAACTTGAAGAGCTTAGGCAAAACCAGACTATAGGCTCAAACCAGCAGGCAAGTGTCATCGTAAAGGCGGATGAGCAAACTGCTGAGATGCTTGAACAATTTGGTGATGATAATTTTGCGGAGCTCTGTATAATCAGTGAAGCTGAAATACAGCGAGGCGAGAATCTGGAGGTTACAGCCAGCAAATCCAAGCACAAAAAATGCGAGAGATGCTGGAACTACTCCGCTACAGTGGGTGAAGATGAAGACTATCCAGACTTGTGCAAGAGATGCGCCAAAGCTGTTAAGCAGTCTTCTGCTGTTTGA
- the pyrG gene encoding glutamine hydrolyzing CTP synthase: protein MSQKREDIFASISNKSSDTEFFSPVPKGYVKGKTKYVVVLGTVMSGLGKGIFSSCVAKLMQDKGLKVSPVKLEGYLNMDSGTLNPFRHGEVFVLDDGMECDMDLGTYERMLNLDLSKQNFSTNGQVFSSVLKTERGGGYLGRDVQVIPHVTGEVKRKLRVLARDSEADVVFVEIGGTAGDLENAFYIEAMRELANEEGDSNCCFVALTYILAPQTLGEQKSKAAQLGIRELLQKGIQPSIIACRCEEEVTEQVREKISLFSNVPFSNVFSMHDSKSIYLIPAMLRDSGVDFSIIKMLGIEDKIDLRKERSEWEKWCDFTDRVTKDHKNEVTIGITGKYISVRDSYASISNAIEHCEAWLGCKVNVEWIEVTDITPENTEAALRGVDGIIVPGGFGVRGTEGKIECIRYAREHDLPYLGLCLGFQMAVIEYARNVCGIKDANSSEIAPNCGSAVINLLPEQKKIEGLGGNMRLGGRDVEIKKDTLAYKLFGDEQTARLRFRHRYEVDPEYIEQLQNAGLVFSGKAPNHPIMQILELPEHPYFIGTQAHPCLTSRPLNPSPMFLGLIVAAMKHKYPGIYPEDVSTLVKKAVRK from the coding sequence ATGTCCCAGAAAAGGGAAGATATATTTGCAAGCATCAGCAATAAATCCTCGGATACTGAATTCTTCTCTCCCGTACCAAAAGGGTATGTTAAGGGAAAAACTAAGTATGTAGTAGTTCTCGGTACAGTTATGAGCGGATTGGGCAAGGGTATATTCTCCTCGTGCGTTGCCAAGCTTATGCAGGATAAGGGCCTTAAGGTATCTCCCGTGAAGCTAGAAGGGTATCTCAATATGGATTCCGGCACGCTTAATCCATTCCGGCACGGAGAGGTTTTCGTTCTCGATGACGGCATGGAATGCGATATGGACCTTGGAACTTATGAGAGAATGCTCAATTTAGACCTTTCCAAACAGAATTTCAGCACCAACGGTCAAGTATTCAGTTCTGTGCTGAAAACAGAGAGAGGCGGCGGCTACCTAGGCCGGGATGTTCAAGTTATCCCTCATGTTACAGGCGAGGTCAAACGCAAGCTTCGTGTGCTTGCAAGAGACAGCGAAGCGGATGTCGTTTTCGTGGAAATCGGAGGAACTGCAGGCGATCTGGAAAACGCATTCTACATCGAGGCAATGCGTGAACTGGCAAACGAGGAGGGAGACAGCAACTGCTGTTTCGTGGCCCTAACCTATATCCTTGCCCCGCAGACCCTCGGAGAGCAGAAATCAAAGGCCGCACAGCTTGGAATAAGGGAACTGCTTCAGAAAGGTATTCAGCCCTCAATTATAGCTTGCAGATGCGAAGAAGAGGTAACAGAGCAGGTTAGAGAGAAGATCAGCCTTTTCAGCAACGTACCCTTCAGCAACGTATTCAGTATGCACGATTCAAAAAGCATATACCTTATCCCCGCAATGCTCAGAGACAGCGGCGTGGATTTCAGCATCATAAAAATGCTGGGGATTGAAGACAAGATAGATCTGCGCAAGGAACGCAGTGAATGGGAAAAATGGTGCGATTTTACCGATCGGGTAACTAAAGACCATAAAAATGAGGTTACAATAGGGATAACCGGCAAATACATATCCGTACGGGACAGCTATGCATCAATCAGCAATGCGATTGAGCACTGCGAGGCATGGCTTGGCTGCAAGGTTAATGTGGAGTGGATAGAGGTTACAGACATCACCCCGGAAAACACTGAAGCTGCTCTAAGAGGCGTTGACGGGATAATAGTTCCGGGCGGATTCGGCGTACGGGGAACTGAGGGCAAGATAGAATGCATAAGGTATGCAAGAGAGCACGATTTGCCATATCTGGGGCTCTGCCTCGGCTTTCAGATGGCTGTGATTGAATATGCGAGGAATGTATGCGGGATAAAAGATGCCAACAGCTCTGAAATCGCTCCAAACTGCGGCAGCGCAGTGATAAACCTCCTGCCGGAACAGAAAAAGATTGAAGGGCTAGGCGGAAATATGCGTCTTGGGGGAAGGGATGTGGAAATCAAGAAGGATACGCTTGCTTATAAGCTTTTTGGTGATGAGCAGACCGCAAGGCTCAGATTCAGACACAGATATGAAGTTGACCCTGAATACATAGAACAGCTTCAAAATGCAGGACTCGTGTTCTCAGGAAAAGCGCCGAACCATCCTATAATGCAAATTCTAGAGCTGCCTGAACACCCGTATTTCATCGGAACTCAGGCACACCCATGCCTTACATCAAGACCGCTCAATCCCAGCCCAATGTTTCTTGGCCTGATTGTAGCAGCTATGAAGCATAAATACCCGGGAATTTATCCCGAGGACGTTTCAACCCTTGTTAAAAAGGCGGTGCGTAAATAA
- a CDS encoding L-threonylcarbamoyladenylate synthase has translation MHTKIYQNLEIESQELSEAAEILKRGGIVAFPTETVYGLAARADSETASKLSELKSRKEGKYYSLHIPFPEALSSYVPEIDLKSKKIVDNFWPGPLTMVFKVPPEKMPRNHRKLAEKWDSIYHNQTVGVRCPDEETAARFLYLAGIPVVATSANISGKEPAVSGEEVIEQFDGKVDAIIDGGVCTEALNSTVAMISQNKLMVLREGAVKEQELLDISAIKLLFVCEANTLSSPIAAELCRKSLAENFDCSVSQLEEKGYNISCAGVKIEIDKPAQNAAMEFAKSIGGNLDEHITTGLSEKDIIESDAIFVMAKKQRERILEFYPQVRDKCYLLRKGKDIIEPDGKGEDFQKFVELLEDSVNKRLGEIVL, from the coding sequence ATGCATACAAAAATATATCAAAACTTAGAGATAGAATCCCAAGAGCTTTCCGAAGCTGCGGAGATTTTGAAAAGGGGCGGTATAGTAGCCTTCCCAACGGAAACTGTCTATGGGCTCGCAGCCAGGGCAGACAGCGAAACTGCCTCTAAGCTCAGCGAGCTAAAGAGCAGGAAAGAGGGGAAATATTATTCCCTGCATATACCATTTCCTGAGGCTTTGAGCAGTTATGTCCCTGAGATAGATCTTAAATCCAAGAAGATAGTAGATAACTTCTGGCCTGGACCGCTTACTATGGTCTTTAAAGTCCCGCCCGAAAAAATGCCTCGTAATCATCGTAAACTCGCTGAAAAATGGGACTCAATTTACCACAATCAGACCGTAGGCGTCAGATGCCCAGACGAAGAAACCGCTGCAAGGTTTCTATATCTGGCTGGTATTCCCGTAGTGGCAACAAGCGCAAATATTTCCGGAAAAGAACCGGCTGTCAGCGGCGAAGAGGTTATAGAGCAGTTCGACGGAAAAGTTGATGCTATCATTGACGGGGGCGTTTGCACCGAGGCATTGAACAGCACAGTTGCTATGATATCCCAAAACAAGCTTATGGTTCTCAGGGAAGGAGCTGTGAAAGAACAGGAACTTTTGGATATTTCAGCGATTAAGCTGCTTTTTGTCTGCGAGGCCAATACGCTCTCAAGCCCTATAGCAGCAGAGCTCTGCAGGAAAAGTCTTGCGGAAAATTTTGATTGCAGTGTTTCCCAGCTCGAGGAAAAAGGCTATAATATCTCATGTGCTGGTGTTAAAATTGAAATAGATAAGCCTGCACAGAATGCTGCAATGGAATTTGCTAAATCTATCGGCGGAAATCTCGATGAACATATAACTACCGGTCTTTCTGAAAAAGATATTATAGAAAGCGATGCGATATTTGTAATGGCAAAAAAACAGAGGGAAAGGATCCTCGAATTTTACCCTCAAGTGCGTGATAAATGTTATCTTTTGCGTAAGGGAAAAGACATAATTGAGCCGGATGGGAAAGGCGAAGACTTCCAGAAATTTGTAGAATTGCTGGAAGATTCGGTCAATAAAAGATTAGGTGAAATTGTATTATGA
- the lepA gene encoding translation elongation factor 4 gives MNLANIRNFSIVAHIDHGKSTIADRIMLHAGAVTQREFHNQLLDSMDLERERGITIKASAVTMYVNYKGERYMLNLIDTPGHVDFSYEVSRALTACEGALLVVDSAQGVEAQTVANAYLAINEDLEIIPVLNKIDLPAAMPETVIEELGNILGIGREECISVSAKSGKGIDELIGAIIERLPAPENNINDKLQALVFDSHFDEYRGVICYLRVVSGKIKEGQKISFMSCGHSYTVTELGKFTPKMDKRKELGCGEVGYMIANIKSLSDVRVGDTITSLDEPAENPLPGYEPPMQMVFSDFYPAQSSDYPKMKAAFERLALNDSSFTFFPQNSPALGFGFRCGFLGLLHMEIVQERLERENDIEVIQTSPSVSYEVMTTSGEIFKVDSPSQLPERSEIEEFREPFVKLEVIMPKDYIGTVMQLAEQRRCVVGKTEYLGSNRVMMQFKAPLAEIVYDFYDILKGATRGYATMDYELIGFEKSDLVKIDILVNKVEVDALSTIVHRESAETRGRKMIDRLRQAIPRQQFEVPLQVAIGGKVIARETIKAYRKDVTSKLYGGDITRKMKVLKKQKEGKKRMKSVASVQIPQEAFKSVLKSGE, from the coding sequence ATGAATTTAGCAAATATAAGAAATTTTTCCATAGTAGCACATATAGACCACGGCAAGAGCACTATTGCAGATAGAATTATGCTGCATGCAGGAGCGGTTACTCAAAGGGAATTTCATAATCAGCTGCTCGACAGTATGGATCTTGAAAGAGAGCGCGGCATTACGATCAAGGCCTCCGCTGTTACCATGTATGTCAATTACAAGGGCGAGAGATATATGCTCAACCTAATTGACACGCCAGGGCATGTGGATTTCAGTTATGAGGTATCACGGGCTCTGACTGCCTGCGAAGGGGCTCTTCTTGTCGTTGATTCTGCTCAAGGCGTAGAAGCGCAGACTGTAGCCAATGCATACCTTGCTATTAACGAAGACCTCGAAATAATTCCTGTGTTGAATAAGATTGATCTTCCTGCCGCAATGCCCGAAACGGTGATTGAAGAGCTTGGAAACATTCTTGGAATTGGACGGGAAGAGTGCATTTCGGTAAGTGCTAAATCCGGAAAAGGTATAGATGAGCTCATTGGAGCAATAATTGAAAGACTGCCTGCTCCGGAAAATAACATAAATGATAAGCTTCAGGCCCTGGTTTTTGACAGCCACTTTGATGAGTACCGCGGAGTAATCTGCTACCTGAGGGTTGTTTCCGGCAAAATTAAAGAAGGGCAGAAGATATCATTTATGAGCTGCGGGCACAGCTACACAGTAACCGAGCTTGGCAAATTTACACCAAAGATGGATAAGCGCAAAGAGCTCGGCTGCGGAGAGGTTGGCTATATGATTGCCAATATAAAGAGCCTCTCGGATGTACGTGTCGGCGATACTATCACCAGCCTTGATGAACCCGCTGAGAATCCTCTACCCGGCTATGAACCACCAATGCAGATGGTTTTCTCAGATTTCTATCCTGCTCAGAGCAGCGATTATCCAAAGATGAAAGCTGCATTCGAAAGGCTTGCTCTCAATGATTCAAGCTTTACGTTTTTCCCGCAGAATTCGCCGGCTCTGGGCTTTGGTTTCAGGTGCGGCTTTCTTGGACTTCTGCATATGGAAATAGTTCAGGAGCGACTTGAAAGAGAGAACGATATTGAAGTTATCCAAACCTCGCCAAGTGTGAGCTATGAGGTGATGACAACTTCGGGAGAAATTTTCAAGGTCGATTCGCCTTCTCAGCTTCCCGAGAGAAGCGAAATCGAAGAGTTCAGGGAGCCCTTTGTAAAACTTGAGGTTATTATGCCAAAAGACTACATCGGAACTGTTATGCAGCTTGCAGAGCAGAGAAGGTGTGTAGTTGGCAAAACTGAATATCTCGGAAGTAATCGGGTAATGATGCAGTTTAAGGCTCCGCTCGCCGAGATTGTTTACGATTTCTATGATATCCTCAAAGGAGCAACCAGAGGCTATGCAACGATGGATTATGAGCTTATCGGCTTTGAGAAAAGCGATCTTGTAAAAATCGACATTCTGGTTAATAAGGTAGAGGTGGATGCCTTATCCACTATAGTTCACAGGGAATCTGCTGAGACAAGAGGCCGGAAAATGATCGATCGCCTTCGTCAGGCAATCCCGAGGCAGCAGTTCGAGGTGCCGCTGCAGGTGGCTATCGGCGGAAAAGTGATTGCAAGGGAAACAATCAAGGCGTACAGAAAAGATGTAACCTCTAAGCTTTACGGCGGGGATATTACCCGCAAAATGAAGGTATTAAAAAAGCAGAAAGAGGGCAAAAAGCGTATGAAGAGTGTTGCATCTGTACAAATCCCTCAAGAGGCGTTTAAGAGCGTCCTAAAATCAGGTGAATAA